From Xylocopilactobacillus apis, a single genomic window includes:
- a CDS encoding penicillin-binding transpeptidase domain-containing protein yields the protein MNGSISTNNSLISDTSVKLPGTRSKGSVYPEGTFSALTAAQALEVSSNIYMMRLAMKESNADYVPNISMTADKNSFDRLRKYFNEFGLGIRTGIDLPGETTGLVGTSFNEEGNLLTGSLLDLSYGNYDSYTTLQMAQYISTIANNGYRMKPYIVQSIQQIDNDGSKGQIIYSNKPTILNKVNATQSDFDLVKTGLHDVVYGSGIASIDGWRTGTAMMDLPFEVAAKTGTSESVAADGSPVLNESLVTFAPAKDPQVAIAIVFPGLNNVSYQSLPTVPVPIQMANKIYSLYSKYYPNGVN from the coding sequence ATGAATGGCTCCATCTCAACAAATAACAGCTTAATATCTGATACGTCTGTTAAATTGCCGGGAACCCGTTCTAAAGGTTCTGTATATCCTGAAGGGACGTTCAGTGCATTAACGGCCGCTCAAGCCTTAGAAGTATCATCAAATATCTATATGATGAGATTGGCTATGAAAGAATCCAATGCCGATTATGTACCTAATATTTCGATGACCGCAGATAAAAATTCATTTGATCGATTAAGAAAGTATTTTAATGAATTTGGCTTAGGTATAAGAACTGGGATTGATTTACCTGGTGAGACAACGGGTCTGGTTGGTACTAGTTTCAATGAAGAGGGTAATCTTTTAACAGGATCTCTACTTGACCTTTCTTATGGAAATTATGATTCCTACACCACTCTTCAGATGGCACAGTATATTTCAACAATTGCAAATAACGGATATAGAATGAAGCCTTACATTGTTCAATCAATCCAACAAATTGATAATGATGGATCAAAGGGGCAAATTATATATTCAAACAAGCCAACTATCCTTAACAAGGTTAATGCCACTCAAAGTGATTTTGATCTTGTTAAAACTGGTCTGCACGACGTGGTATATGGATCAGGAATCGCTAGTATTGATGGTTGGAGAACGGGAACAGCAATGATGGATTTGCCTTTTGAAGTTGCTGCTAAAACTGGAACTTCTGAATCTGTTGCTGCTGATGGGTCTCCCGTACTTAATGAAAGTTTAGTAACATTTGCGCCGGCAAAAGATCCTCAAGTGGCCATTGCAATTGTATTTCCTGGTTTAAATAATGTTTCATATCAAAGCTTACCAACAGTACCCGTTCCAATTCAAATGGCAAATAAAATTTATTCTTT
- a CDS encoding penicillin-binding transpeptidase domain-containing protein — MKNKKRLNNNQVQDKSRIPFRLNLLFFIVFVLFAILVFKLGDVQLQHGKEYQSEIDQTKLLSLSTPVQRGLIYDSRGHVLSGNKATNAIMYTRGLEVKKSEMYDTAVKLAKYISIDPTYLDSKNLNKWDRAEFYLADKNNNKSMLAQMPKEFKLDKKGNSLSSAEIDRNLVNFTINQKINLSSQQKKEAAIFKSMEAAYQLSTVYIKTNGLTDRELAEVNEHLLELPGISVGPYWIRENTTNPTISGVLGSVTSNKQGLPADDINSLLAQGYARNDSVGTSYLEQGYENILKGSKKVSQIELSTNNKILSQKTIYSGQMGGSLNLTINSQFQNDVSYIVKSVLESTVAGGYAGKNDGAYAVVMNPKTGAIYAMAGVNRDIQTGEITYNPLGAINKSYVMGSSVKAAMVMGG; from the coding sequence GTGAAAAATAAGAAACGTTTAAATAATAACCAAGTTCAAGATAAATCGCGAATCCCATTTCGATTAAACTTGCTTTTTTTTATAGTTTTTGTTTTATTTGCTATCTTAGTATTTAAGTTAGGAGATGTCCAACTTCAGCATGGTAAGGAATATCAAAGTGAAATTGATCAAACTAAGCTTTTATCGCTATCAACTCCTGTTCAAAGGGGCCTAATTTATGATTCTCGTGGTCACGTTTTATCAGGCAACAAGGCTACCAATGCAATAATGTACACTAGAGGGCTCGAAGTTAAAAAAAGCGAGATGTACGATACTGCAGTTAAATTGGCTAAGTATATTTCAATTGATCCTACTTATCTAGACTCTAAAAATTTAAACAAGTGGGATCGAGCAGAATTTTATTTGGCAGATAAAAACAATAACAAATCAATGCTGGCCCAAATGCCAAAGGAATTTAAACTTGATAAAAAGGGAAATTCGTTAAGCAGTGCAGAAATAGATCGAAATTTAGTAAACTTTACAATTAATCAAAAAATAAATTTAAGCAGCCAGCAAAAAAAAGAAGCTGCCATTTTTAAAAGTATGGAAGCCGCCTACCAGCTTTCAACTGTTTATATTAAAACCAATGGTTTAACAGACCGTGAACTTGCTGAAGTCAATGAACATTTATTAGAATTACCAGGAATTAGTGTTGGACCATATTGGATTAGAGAAAACACTACAAATCCAACTATTTCAGGCGTATTAGGTTCAGTTACATCTAATAAGCAGGGTTTACCTGCAGATGATATAAATAGTCTTTTAGCTCAAGGATATGCTCGAAATGATAGTGTTGGGACAAGTTATTTAGAACAAGGTTATGAAAATATTTTAAAAGGATCAAAAAAAGTTTCTCAAATTGAACTTTCAACTAATAATAAAATACTTTCGCAAAAAACTATCTATTCAGGTCAAATGGGTGGAAGTTTAAATTTAACAATTAACTCTCAATTTCAAAATGACGTTAGTTATATTGTTAAAAGTGTTTTAGAATCAACTGTTGCTGGAGGATATGCGGGAAAGAATGACGGTGCTTATGCCGTAGTAATGAATCCTAAAACAGGTGCTATTTATGCGATGGCTGGTGTTAATCGTGATATTCAAACTGGAGAAATAACCTATAATCCTCTGGGAGCAATAAATAAATCATACGTCATGGGATCTTCTGTCAAAGCTGCCATGGTAATGGGGGGCTAA
- a CDS encoding YfhO family protein: protein MKKISIKLTQKRKILITFFTPIILMMIYFIAIGVHPFGNNTIMTVDLGQQYIDFFGLFHDTLLHHPSSFFYSFSKDIGGDMLGVWSYYLLSPLNLIFLFFSKENLDVAVLIITLLKYGLMSSSFYYFGSKTTKVSKKILIPVSISYSLSGFFIANQFNLMWLDAGYLLPLIALGIFKIFQKGKINLYVFTLAAILIINYYMGYMICIFAVLYFIYLSTINYHTFKELLNKTVKFFIGSLISGLLAAMILLPTFFQLTQSKGSYTIKQIHWKFEYSPLKMITKFNIGAYNFDAISSGYPNIFIPSLILAVAILYFFIKKIPLRCRFSALLITLFMIFSMCFEPLDLLWHGFQFPVWYPYRFSYIFIFWLLILGLNSFEYIKEIKINQLIIPSILFITITYASLFYRTKISYLNYIIISLTAIFFIISITLLGGIINQYPILKKITPFLIIFEVIVNAYVSLSRIGFISHSEYARYVKSSEHTLNKIKNKDHDFYRIGKSFERTNNDAMLLDFNGTDQFNSMLEPKTSNLYAQLGQPQSEGDVIYGNGNVFTDSFLGIKYFLNSNSHNKNVFKPIGTRSDIQNYGNFFNDHEISIKENPYVLTNGFLVSDKVLKTDLALINPIMNYNSIYNSFSSNKNYQDLFLPFYSYTEKLINLKEKRTNSFDTYTKINRLKPAKIIISLTPKTNDPYYVSLNGDLSDNKVKYSVNGKVIEQDQTIQNTIVQSIFQNQKNKVVNYELDINANKINLYDLSFYFMDTTKFLIQNNHLQNSQLKIINHTSNKIIGNIDVKQKKENTLFYSIPYAKGWNAFVDGKKVRINKAFKNFIAIKLSTGKHSIKIEYIPLFLA, encoded by the coding sequence TTGAAAAAAATCTCAATAAAATTAACTCAAAAAAGAAAAATTCTTATTACTTTTTTTACTCCCATCATTTTAATGATGATTTATTTTATTGCAATCGGAGTTCATCCGTTTGGTAATAATACTATCATGACTGTCGATTTAGGCCAGCAGTATATTGATTTCTTTGGACTTTTTCATGATACATTACTTCATCATCCTTCAAGCTTTTTTTATTCTTTTTCTAAAGATATCGGCGGAGATATGTTGGGGGTATGGAGTTACTATCTCCTAAGTCCACTAAATCTAATTTTTTTGTTCTTTTCTAAAGAAAATCTTGATGTTGCGGTACTCATTATTACTTTACTTAAATATGGATTAATGTCTTCATCATTTTATTATTTTGGATCAAAGACCACTAAAGTTTCTAAAAAAATTTTGATTCCCGTAAGTATTAGTTATTCTCTCAGCGGATTTTTCATCGCAAATCAATTTAATTTAATGTGGCTTGATGCAGGTTATCTTTTACCGTTAATTGCATTAGGAATTTTTAAAATATTTCAAAAAGGAAAAATAAATCTTTATGTTTTTACTTTAGCAGCCATATTGATCATAAATTATTATATGGGATATATGATCTGTATTTTTGCAGTTCTTTATTTTATTTATCTCTCTACTATAAATTATCATACTTTTAAAGAACTCTTAAATAAAACAGTTAAATTTTTTATTGGATCTTTAATTTCTGGCTTATTGGCAGCAATGATTCTTCTTCCAACATTTTTTCAACTGACCCAAAGCAAAGGATCATACACAATTAAACAGATTCACTGGAAATTTGAATATTCTCCCCTAAAAATGATAACCAAATTTAATATTGGGGCCTACAATTTTGACGCCATTTCTAGCGGTTATCCAAATATTTTTATCCCTAGTCTTATTTTAGCAGTTGCTATATTATATTTCTTTATCAAAAAAATCCCCTTACGATGTCGATTTTCTGCACTTTTAATTACATTGTTCATGATTTTTTCAATGTGTTTTGAACCACTAGATTTACTGTGGCATGGTTTTCAATTTCCAGTTTGGTATCCATACCGATTTTCATATATTTTTATATTTTGGCTTTTAATTTTAGGATTGAATTCTTTTGAATACATTAAAGAAATAAAAATTAATCAATTGATTATTCCAAGCATTCTATTTATTACAATCACTTACGCTTCTCTTTTTTATCGAACTAAAATATCTTACCTTAATTACATTATAATTTCTTTAACTGCTATTTTCTTTATTATTTCTATTACCTTACTTGGGGGAATAATTAACCAGTATCCGATTTTAAAAAAAATAACCCCTTTTTTAATAATTTTTGAAGTAATAGTTAATGCTTATGTTTCCTTAAGTAGGATTGGATTTATTTCTCATTCTGAGTATGCTCGATATGTTAAAAGTTCTGAGCATACTTTAAATAAGATCAAAAATAAAGATCATGACTTTTACCGAATTGGGAAGTCTTTTGAAAGAACTAATAATGATGCGATGCTTCTAGATTTTAACGGAACGGACCAATTTAATAGTATGTTAGAGCCAAAAACTAGTAATTTATATGCTCAATTAGGCCAACCTCAATCTGAAGGTGATGTAATTTATGGAAATGGTAATGTTTTTACAGATTCTTTTTTAGGGATCAAATATTTTTTAAATTCCAATTCGCATAATAAAAATGTTTTTAAGCCGATTGGTACCCGTTCGGACATCCAAAATTATGGTAATTTTTTTAATGATCATGAAATTTCAATAAAAGAAAATCCTTACGTTTTGACAAATGGATTTTTAGTCTCTGACAAAGTTTTAAAAACAGATTTAGCTTTGATTAATCCGATTATGAATTATAATTCGATTTATAATAGTTTCTCTTCTAATAAAAACTATCAAGATTTGTTTTTACCCTTTTATTCCTACACTGAAAAATTGATTAATTTAAAAGAAAAAAGAACAAACAGTTTTGACACTTATACTAAAATTAATCGATTGAAACCAGCAAAAATAATTATTTCTTTGACTCCTAAAACTAACGATCCATACTACGTGTCTTTAAACGGTGATCTTTCGGATAATAAGGTGAAGTATTCAGTCAACGGTAAAGTTATTGAACAAGATCAAACAATCCAGAATACAATTGTCCAATCAATTTTTCAAAATCAAAAGAATAAAGTTGTTAACTATGAATTGGATATTAACGCTAACAAAATTAATCTATACGATTTAAGCTTTTATTTTATGGACACAACAAAGTTTTTAATTCAAAATAATCATTTGCAGAATAGTCAACTAAAAATAATCAATCATACATCTAATAAAATTATTGGAAACATCGATGTGAAACAAAAAAAAGAAAATACTTTGTTTTACAGTATTCCTTATGCAAAAGGGTGGAATGCATTTGTTGATGGGAAAAAAGTTAGAATAAATAAAGCATTTAAAAATTTTATTGCAATTAAGCTTTCAACCGGAAAACATTCAATAAAAATTGAATATATCCCCCTTTTTTTGGCTTAG
- a CDS encoding DUF3737 family protein, with protein sequence MTTYQEKTYTGERSLFGVKNAMIQNVTFGMGESPLKESSHLSISNTIFKWKYPLWYSSDVKVNHSIFEKMSRSGIWYTNDIKVTNSTLEAPKLFRRCRNVDLENVYFADAAETIWNCDQINVKDVQARGDYFGMNSKEIVLDNFQLVGNYAFDGASNIEAHNCTFMSKDAFWNCKNVKLENCTINGEYLSWNTENLTLINCTIESNQGLCYIKHLKMRNCSLLETDLAFEYCSDIDAEIVSDIISVKNPISGVIKANHINEIIQDDKELDSSKIKFIQKEER encoded by the coding sequence ATGACAACATATCAAGAAAAAACTTATACTGGTGAACGTTCATTGTTCGGAGTCAAAAATGCAATGATTCAAAATGTTACTTTTGGAATGGGAGAATCTCCTTTAAAAGAGTCAAGTCATTTATCGATTTCTAATACTATTTTTAAATGGAAATATCCACTTTGGTATAGCTCTGATGTCAAAGTTAATCACTCCATTTTCGAAAAAATGTCTCGTTCAGGAATTTGGTACACAAACGATATAAAAGTAACCAATAGCACACTTGAAGCTCCGAAACTATTTAGAAGATGTCGTAATGTCGATTTAGAAAATGTTTACTTTGCTGATGCAGCAGAAACTATTTGGAATTGTGATCAGATAAACGTAAAAGATGTTCAGGCACGCGGAGATTATTTTGGAATGAATAGTAAAGAAATAGTGCTTGATAATTTTCAATTAGTTGGAAATTATGCTTTCGATGGAGCGTCAAACATCGAAGCCCATAACTGTACATTTATGTCAAAAGATGCTTTTTGGAATTGTAAAAACGTTAAATTAGAAAACTGCACGATTAATGGAGAATATTTAAGTTGGAACACTGAAAACCTAACTTTAATTAACTGTACAATCGAAAGTAATCAAGGGTTGTGTTATATCAAGCATTTAAAAATGAGAAATTGTTCTTTATTAGAAACGGATTTAGCATTTGAATATTGTTCTGACATTGATGCAGAAATTGTTTCAGACATCATTAGTGTAAAAAATCCAATCAGCGGAGTTATTAAAGCTAACCATATTAATGAAATAATTCAAGATGATAAAGAACTTGATTCAAGTAAAATCAAATTCATTCAAAAGGAGGAGCGATGA
- a CDS encoding alpha/beta hydrolase, with protein sequence MTKKKHFSIVLSLLFLLFIITGCSSKSNNSAVVKSTPTLFIHGWGSSINAEHQMTNSIQNAKISNSVTQALVDSKGKVKLVGQIPSDAKNPLVEVGFEDNKSSGDYHQNGRWLKNVIEKLQQTYHIKNVNLVGHSMGNMAIVYYLLDNYNNHKLPKVLHQVDIAGHFNGIIGIDDKPNQIKLNSEGRPDKINKNYQDLLGLRNKYPYKQIKVLNIFGDKNNGTHSDDDVTNSSSQSLKYLLNKRALSYQEKKIVGPEGQHSRLHENKEVDQILMKFLWP encoded by the coding sequence ATGACTAAGAAAAAACATTTTTCAATTGTTCTTTCACTGCTTTTTTTACTTTTTATTATTACTGGGTGCAGTTCCAAAAGTAACAATTCGGCTGTAGTTAAATCTACTCCAACGCTATTTATTCATGGTTGGGGAAGTAGTATTAATGCTGAGCACCAAATGACTAATTCGATTCAAAATGCAAAAATTTCTAACAGTGTTACGCAAGCTTTAGTAGATTCTAAAGGAAAAGTAAAGCTGGTCGGTCAGATTCCGTCAGATGCTAAAAATCCGCTTGTTGAAGTTGGTTTTGAGGATAATAAAAGCAGTGGTGATTACCATCAAAATGGTAGATGGTTAAAAAACGTGATTGAAAAATTACAACAAACATATCATATCAAGAATGTAAATCTTGTAGGTCATTCAATGGGAAATATGGCAATAGTTTACTATTTACTTGATAACTATAACAATCATAAATTGCCAAAAGTACTTCATCAAGTTGATATTGCAGGTCACTTTAATGGAATTATTGGGATCGATGATAAACCAAATCAAATTAAATTAAATTCAGAAGGACGTCCTGATAAAATAAATAAAAATTATCAAGATTTACTTGGTTTAAGAAATAAATATCCGTATAAACAGATAAAAGTTTTAAATATTTTTGGAGATAAAAATAATGGCACCCATTCAGATGATGATGTCACCAACTCTTCTTCTCAATCTTTAAAATATTTGCTTAATAAAAGAGCTTTATCGTATCAAGAAAAGAAAATAGTTGGTCCAGAAGGTCAACACAGCAGACTACACGAAAACAAAGAAGTAGATCAGATTTTAATGAAATTCTTGTGGCCTTAA
- a CDS encoding FAD-dependent oxidoreductase: MKVIVIGSSHGGFEAVQELLQDYPNAEIQWYEKGDFISFLSCGMQLYLEGLVKDVNSVRYATKEGMEKKGVHVFVKQEITEINPSQHQVTVRNLNDDSTRTESYDKLIISTGAIPSKLPVAGNDLENIYFMRGRDWAMKLKRATVEPNIRNVVVIGSGYIGIEAAEAFAKAGKNVTVIDILPRILGTYLDSEFTDVLAPELEKHNVNLALGQSVQKFEGENGTVKQVITDKGSFDADLVIEAAGVKPNTQWLENTLELNPDHTIKTDAYQRTSAEDIFAVGDATLVTFAPTDQPAKIALATNSRRQGRFAVKNLEKETIPTPPVSGSSALSVFKYHFASTGIKDATAGSYGIKTESVYVEDTWRPAFVPEDHNAKVQFKLTYSPEDGRILGAQIMSTADVTANINTISLAIEKHVTVDELAYTDFFFQPGFDRPWNIMNVAAQKAQLKMKNK, from the coding sequence ATGAAAGTTATAGTAATTGGTTCATCTCACGGTGGATTCGAAGCCGTTCAAGAATTATTACAAGATTATCCAAATGCAGAAATTCAATGGTATGAAAAAGGAGATTTTATTTCTTTTCTTTCTTGCGGAATGCAGCTTTATTTAGAAGGTCTTGTCAAAGATGTTAACAGTGTTCGATATGCAACAAAAGAGGGAATGGAAAAAAAGGGTGTTCACGTTTTTGTTAAACAAGAAATTACTGAAATAAATCCTTCTCAACATCAAGTAACGGTTCGTAATTTAAATGACGACTCTACTAGAACTGAAAGTTATGATAAGTTAATCATTAGCACAGGAGCAATACCTTCTAAACTCCCTGTAGCTGGTAATGATTTAGAAAATATCTATTTTATGCGCGGTCGCGATTGGGCAATGAAGCTCAAAAGAGCAACTGTTGAACCGAATATTAGAAATGTTGTTGTTATTGGGTCAGGATATATTGGAATTGAGGCTGCAGAGGCATTTGCTAAAGCTGGAAAAAATGTAACCGTTATCGATATTTTGCCTAGAATTTTAGGTACCTATTTAGATTCAGAATTTACAGATGTTTTGGCTCCAGAACTTGAAAAACATAATGTTAATCTTGCTTTAGGTCAATCTGTGCAAAAGTTTGAAGGGGAAAATGGTACTGTAAAACAAGTTATTACTGATAAGGGTAGCTTTGATGCAGATCTAGTAATTGAAGCAGCAGGAGTTAAACCTAACACGCAGTGGTTAGAAAATACGCTTGAATTAAATCCCGACCATACGATAAAAACCGATGCCTATCAAAGAACCAGTGCAGAAGATATTTTTGCAGTAGGTGATGCAACGTTAGTAACTTTTGCCCCTACAGATCAACCTGCAAAAATTGCTTTAGCAACAAACAGTAGACGTCAAGGAAGGTTTGCAGTTAAGAATCTTGAAAAGGAAACAATTCCAACACCACCTGTTTCTGGATCTTCTGCTTTGTCAGTTTTTAAATATCATTTTGCTTCAACTGGCATTAAAGATGCGACTGCTGGCAGCTATGGAATTAAAACTGAGTCTGTTTATGTTGAAGACACTTGGCGACCAGCTTTTGTACCAGAAGATCATAATGCTAAAGTTCAGTTTAAGTTAACTTATTCTCCAGAAGACGGAAGAATATTAGGAGCTCAGATTATGTCAACTGCTGACGTGACTGCAAATATTAACACGATCTCTTTGGCAATTGAAAAACATGTAACCGTTGATGAATTAGCTTATACTGATTTCTTTTTCCAACCAGGTTTTGATCGCCCGTGGAACATAATGAATGTAGCGGCTCAAAAAGCTCAATTAAAAATGAAAAATAAATAG
- a CDS encoding AAA family ATPase, with the protein MTKLIIIRGNSGSGKTTTADALKKSFSNSTLLINQDLIRKQLLDEPDISHNLSISLMDQLLIWGEENVKQIILEGILKTSVYGEWIKKVQANYGKKVTTCYFNLTFDECIKRNKTKKESFALEQMKRWWIEDDLIGNEDLIFSSSSSIHEQVRKIKKVVFSK; encoded by the coding sequence ATGACAAAACTTATTATTATTCGTGGAAATTCTGGTAGCGGTAAAACTACTACTGCAGATGCACTTAAAAAAAGTTTCAGTAATTCAACATTATTAATTAACCAAGATCTTATCCGTAAACAGCTTCTTGATGAGCCTGATATTTCACATAATCTTTCAATTTCACTGATGGATCAATTGCTTATCTGGGGTGAAGAAAATGTTAAACAAATAATTTTAGAAGGAATTTTAAAAACTAGTGTCTATGGAGAATGGATAAAAAAAGTCCAAGCTAATTATGGTAAAAAAGTCACAACCTGCTACTTTAACTTGACCTTTGACGAATGTATTAAAAGAAATAAAACAAAAAAAGAAAGTTTTGCATTAGAACAAATGAAAAGATGGTGGATTGAAGATGATCTTATTGGTAATGAAGATTTAATATTTTCAAGTTCAAGTAGTATTCATGAACAAGTTCGAAAAATAAAAAAAGTTGTTTTTTCTAAGTAA
- a CDS encoding response regulator transcription factor, giving the protein MIKVLIVDDHAMVRMGISAYLEVESDIEVVGMATNGLEAIDKAKSLKPDVILMDLVMPELDGVEASKKILKNNPKQKIIILTSFIDDELVYPAIRAGATSYILKTGSADEIVEAIHKAIMGKSVFEEEVASKIKNNPDKLQEKELFETLTNRELEVLRLIGEGKTNKEIGDELFISLKTVKTHVSNILNKLDVQDRTQATIYAFKHGLVK; this is encoded by the coding sequence ATGATTAAAGTTTTAATTGTAGATGATCATGCAATGGTTCGAATGGGAATCTCTGCATATTTAGAAGTAGAATCAGATATTGAAGTTGTTGGAATGGCGACTAATGGTTTAGAGGCGATTGATAAAGCTAAAAGTTTAAAGCCTGACGTTATTTTAATGGACCTCGTAATGCCGGAATTGGATGGGGTTGAAGCTTCTAAGAAAATTCTTAAAAATAATCCAAAGCAAAAAATCATTATTCTTACAAGTTTTATTGACGACGAGTTGGTTTATCCGGCAATTAGAGCAGGGGCAACAAGTTATATTTTAAAAACCGGTAGTGCAGATGAAATTGTTGAAGCTATCCACAAAGCCATCATGGGTAAATCAGTTTTTGAAGAAGAAGTTGCAAGTAAAATTAAAAATAATCCTGATAAACTTCAGGAAAAGGAACTATTTGAAACTTTAACAAATCGTGAATTAGAAGTTTTAAGACTGATTGGAGAGGGAAAGACCAACAAAGAAATTGGGGATGAATTATTTATTTCTTTAAAGACTGTCAAAACTCATGTTTCCAATATTTTAAACAAATTAGATGTTCAAGATCGAACTCAAGCTACAATTTATGCTTTTAAACACGGACTTGTAAAATAA
- a CDS encoding sensor histidine kinase, producing the protein MRSKRKIYLVISIVLGLILYTIGLLYLFPYSLKDNILKQIINLKSFWVVPGWLILYLIIFIFAMLIYSLFLIARRIEFSRVESELAAILDESKKPSKNQIDPELYPIILLLYQRIKELEGEIQSLTITPNLVENETKEQILENERKRIARELHDSVSQDLFAGMMMTSALEKQIKNNKVDLSQVGSKLNVVSTAISEAQNEMRALLLHLRPLALEDKTLRQGIIHLINDLETKVKARIYFDVDEINLNRNIEDNIFRIIQEIISNILRHAKADQISIYLKQNQYNVILRVEDNGVGFDISKKNNRSYGLKNLQERAASIGGIFKMVSLKDQGTSITVKIPIIKREKE; encoded by the coding sequence ATGAGATCAAAAAGAAAAATTTACTTGGTTATCTCAATTGTTTTGGGTTTGATCCTTTATACGATTGGTTTGCTTTATTTATTTCCTTATTCTTTAAAAGATAATATTTTAAAACAAATCATAAATTTAAAGTCATTTTGGGTTGTACCAGGATGGCTTATTCTGTATTTAATAATATTTATTTTTGCAATGTTAATTTACTCTTTGTTTTTAATTGCACGAAGAATTGAATTTTCTCGTGTTGAAAGCGAACTAGCAGCAATTCTTGATGAATCAAAAAAACCTTCAAAAAACCAAATTGATCCCGAATTATATCCAATTATTCTTTTGTTATACCAAAGAATTAAAGAATTAGAAGGAGAAATTCAAAGTTTAACAATAACTCCTAATTTAGTAGAAAATGAAACAAAGGAGCAAATTCTTGAAAACGAAAGAAAAAGAATAGCTCGTGAGTTACATGATTCAGTTTCACAAGATCTTTTTGCGGGAATGATGATGACCAGTGCATTAGAAAAACAAATCAAGAATAATAAAGTTGATCTATCGCAAGTAGGCTCTAAATTAAATGTTGTTTCAACTGCAATTAGCGAGGCCCAAAACGAAATGCGAGCTTTACTTTTACATTTAAGACCATTAGCTCTTGAAGATAAAACATTGCGTCAAGGGATAATTCATTTGATAAACGATCTTGAAACAAAAGTAAAAGCAAGAATATATTTTGATGTTGATGAAATAAATTTAAATCGTAATATTGAAGATAATATTTTTAGAATTATCCAGGAAATTATTTCTAATATTTTACGACATGCGAAAGCTGATCAAATTTCCATTTATTTGAAACAGAATCAATATAACGTTATTTTGCGGGTTGAAGATAACGGGGTTGGTTTTGACATTTCAAAGAAAAACAATCGGAGTTATGGATTAAAAAATTTACAAGAAAGAGCGGCTTCAATTGGGGGAATTTTTAAAATGGTGTCATTAAAAGATCAGGGAACGAGTATCACAGTAAAAATTCCAATTATTAAGAGAGAAAAAGAATGA
- the liaF gene encoding cell wall-active antibiotics response protein LiaF has translation MKQDIQYKKIKLRKDKLPNGLEITKNTLSSPPIGNTFYWDDLNLLFFRGNYILDLGDTILPSNAVMAVRCFWGKVRIIVPVGVGVFVDYAAYRGNFIFEQNKVALKNERVRYKKPKTDEFPQRINIYVNSFISTLEIVLG, from the coding sequence TTGAAACAAGACATTCAGTATAAAAAAATAAAGCTGAGAAAAGATAAATTACCAAATGGTTTGGAGATTACGAAAAATACTCTTTCAAGTCCACCAATTGGAAATACTTTTTATTGGGATGATTTAAACTTACTTTTTTTTAGAGGTAACTATATTCTTGATCTTGGAGATACGATTCTTCCCTCAAATGCAGTAATGGCTGTTAGGTGTTTTTGGGGTAAAGTCAGAATAATTGTCCCAGTTGGAGTCGGAGTTTTCGTTGACTATGCTGCTTATAGAGGCAATTTTATTTTTGAACAAAATAAAGTTGCTTTAAAAAATGAAAGAGTTCGCTATAAGAAGCCTAAAACTGATGAATTTCCTCAACGAATTAATATTTATGTAAATTCATTTATCAGTACATTGGAGATTGTTCTAGGATGA